The following nucleotide sequence is from Streptomyces sp. NBC_00239.
CGACTTCATCGCCTGGGTGCTGGTGGTCGTCATCGCCGCGTACGCCTGCGGTGGGGGTACGGACTACGGCGCGGGATTCTGGGACCTCCTGGCCGGCGGCGCGGAGCGCGGCAAACGGCCCCGGTGGCTCATCGACCACGCGATGGCGCCGGTCTGGGAGGTCAACAACGTCTGGCTGATCTTCGTCCTCGTCATCATGTGGACCGGCTTCCCGACCATGTTCCAGGCCGTCTTCGAGGCCATGTGGCTGCCGCTCGCCCTCTCGGCCGTCGGCCTGGTGCTCCGGGGTGCCGGATTCGCCCTGCGCAAGCCCACCCGCCGACTCGCGCGACGACGAATCTACGGAGCAGCCTTCGCCGTCTCGTCGCTCGTCACCCCCTTCTTCCTCGGGGCGGTGCTCGGTGGCATCGCCGCCGGCCGTGTCACGGTCGGGGCGACCGCCTCCACAGACGCCTGGGCCAACCCGACCTCGGCCCTCACGGGTCTGCTGGCCGTCGCCGCCACCGCGTTCCTCGGGGCGGTGTACCTCTGCTCCGACGCCCGCCGGTTCGACGCGGACGACCTCGTCGACTACTTTCGCCTGCGCGCACTCGTCGCCTTGGGCGCGGTCCTCCTCCTCGCACTCGTCGCCCTGCCCGTCACCCACGACGACGCCCGGCACGTATGGGACGGCCTGACCGGCGGCCCGGGACTGCTGCTGGTCGTCCTGGCCGGGGCCTGCGGCCTGGCCACGGCGTTCTTCCTGCTTCGCCGCTCCTACCGCTGGACCCGATACACCTCGGCGGCGAGCGTGGCCCTCACCGTCCTCGCCTGGGGCTTCGCCCAGCGGCCCTACCTGCTGCCCACCTCGTTGACCGTGACCGACGCGGCGGGCGCCCCAGCCACCCTGCAGTGGTTGGTGATCGTGACGGCCATCGCGATCGTGCTGGTCGGCCCGTTGCTGGTGCTGCTCTACCGACTCGACACCCTGGGTGAGCTGGAGCCACTCACCGACGCCGACACCCAAGCGGCTGGAGCGCCCGGGGACGACGCCTAGGGCGCCCGGGTAGCGCTGCACCGGTCGTGTCAGGGGACGAAGCGTACGTCGTGTCCGGGCACGTCTGCGCCCGTCATTGAATCCGCTCGATGATGCGGTCGCCGACCCGCAGGGCGCTGGCGATCGCGGTGAGCGACAGGTTCACGGCGCCGATGCTCGGGAAGGAGCTCGTGTCAACGACGTAGAGGCTGGAGGCCGTGGGCCTTGCAGTCGACGTCCCGGGCCGAGCTGCGGGGGTCCGCGCCGAAGCGGACTGTGCCGGCCTGGTGCGCGGTGGCTCCGACGCGTTCACGCGTGCGAGGGATGCGGGCGTGGCCTGCTTGACCGGCCGGGCAGCCGCCTCCAGAGTCGGGATGTGGCACCACATGAGCGCCGCCCGACTCTGCCGGCCGGTCCGACCGTCCGCAGGCGGCCCACCGGCCCGACCCCCAGGAGCGACTGAACCGATGGTCCTCGACCTGGTGGTGATCGGTACGGCCATCACTCTGGGGCCTTTGCACAACAGCGCCTTCATCCTGCTGCTCTCCTCGCGGCGCGGCGTTCGCCAGGGCCTGGCGTTCCTGTTGTCGTGGCTGGCCAACCTGATCGCGGTGATCGCCTGTGTGATGTTGCTGACCGGTGGGCAGCCCCCGGCCCGTCACAGCACGTCCTCGACCGCCGCGATCGCCGCGAAACTCGCCGTCGGCTTGGCACTGGTGTTGTACGGAGCGCACAGGCGCCGCCGACCGCCCCGCCCGCACGGCCCGCCCCGCTGGGCCGCCCGGATCGACAACGCCACCCTGGCCACGGCAGCCGGCCTGGCATGGCTCTTGCAGCCCTGGGGGCTGGTCGGTGCCGGTGCCGCGACCGCCCTCGACGCGGACCTCTCCACCCTCACCGCCTGGCTCGTGCTGACCGGCTACTGCCTGCTGGCCACACTCAGCCTCATCGCCATGGAGATGTACACGGTCTGGGCGCCCGCGCGCGCGAACGCCCGGTTGGAAGCCCTGCGGAGCTGGCTGGAGCGGCACCAGGAGCAGCTGATCATCACGCTCTCCCTGCTCGCCGGCCTGTGGCTGACCGCTCGAAGCATCTACCAGCTGGTCGCCTGACCCGGATGCCCCGGGGGCGGGTGGATGCTTCGAGCCCTGGAGGATCCGGGCCGGTTCCCGGGCACTCGACAGTGACGCATCGCCGCGGTTCGGTCATCCCGCGGCCCGGCTACGAGGTCGGTCGCGGTGAGCGCGCCAGGCGGCGAAGGCTTCGGTGCGGCTGCCAGCCGGATGCTCGGCATGCCAGTCACGCAGGAAGCGGTTGAGCTCGAACTGCGAGCCGATCTCTTGAAGTTGGGCAGCGGCCTGGCGCGTGGCGTGCCAGTGGGCGACGGCGTCGGCCAGGGTGCGCCCTGCACCATCGGCAACGAACGTTCTCATGTAGGAGTCGAAATGAAAGTTCGGGCCGATCTCACGGCAGAAGTACTCGCGCAGCGTCTGACTGCACCGCTGGCCCTCGGGAATCACGGTGGAGCCGTTCACCGGCGCGGCGAGCTGGCGGCCGGCGCTGCGCGTCCGAGGCGGCACGGCCGGCGGGACGGCGCCGTCCAATGCGGCCCGCAGTCGCTCCGTCAGCGCCGCCTTCCCACCGCCCCGCGGCACCCCGAGCTCCCGGGCGAGTCCGGTCAGCTCGGCCAGCGTCCAGTACCAGCGGGCCAACTCGTCCCCGCTCAAGGCCGCACTCAGCTCCGGCCGCGTCTCATCGCAGAAATTCGAACACATGTCCCTATGGTAGGAGAGGTGGCACGCCCGGCGTGCGTCGAGACGAGCCGGCGGCCAGGAGCAGGGCCGCGACAGCGAGCGGGGAGGACGCGAAGATCTTCATGCCCGGCCAACGAGGAGACAAGCAGCAGGATGCGCCGGTCAGCCGGCCGCCTCAGCCGGACCCTGCCCGAACCGGGGTACCTCCTCGGCCGTGGCGTCCAGGCGCAGCCGCTTGACCCGGAGCGGGTGCCGGAACACGCCGCCCCGGTCCACTGACCGGTCGGCGCTGACCTACGCCACCGCCTCCGGGCGGACCAGACCGGCGTCCAGGACGTCGCGGGACCCCCAGCCGGCGGCGAACCGCCCCCGGTCCACGGCTGCCGGGATGCGGCGGCAGTCAGCTGCTCGGCGACCAGGCGGGCCCTGCTCCGGGCGCAGCGCGGCGGTGCGGCCTACCGCCCGTAGGCGGCCGGTGTCGGCGGGCCGGCCCAGGACGAGAAGCTGCGGCCGGGCCAGAGTGCCGCCTGACCGCGGTCGTCTCCGTCAAACTCACCCATGACATCTTCGACGGCTCCACCAGAACCAGACCCAGCAATCGCGAAGCGGACGCGTACGTCCAAGGAGTCGTCCGCGAACACCTCGCCGACTGGCCGGCCACCACCCGAACGAAGCCGCGGCCATCATCCGCCACCTCCTCAGTGCCTCTACCGGACGCGGGAAGGAGTGACGAAGGGCTCATACACGCTGCACAGCCCGCCGGGCGCTGCGCCGGTGCCCCATTCGTCGTCCGGGCCGGCGGGGTGGACCTTGCGGCCGCGCTCCGGGCCGGGGCAGGGCCACGCCGTGGCACCCTGGCGCCGGCGCTTGTCCTCCCGCTCCCGGTCCTCGCGTACGCGTGCGGCTTTCGCCGCCGTACGGCACCGTTCCTCGCGAACGCTGTAGGCACGGTGGTCGTCGAGGTTGTCCAGGACTTGATGCCGAGGCCTTCGCTCGCGCCAGACCGAAGCCCCGGTTGTCGTAACCGCTAGGACCCGTCGGGTCGATCATGTGACCGGCCCATGCCACGCGATCTCAGGCGGGTTTCAGATCCCTGATCAAGCATGAAACAGGCAGTAGACGCTGCGAGGATGCCCGACATGGAAGCAACACTGAGCAGCCAGGAAGCCTCGGACGCGGTCCGCGATCTGGGATGGCGCTTTCTGCTGGGCACGTTAAGAGCGTCGGTTCCGGTCGGGTCACTGGCTTCGGCAACCGAGGTGGCGACAACTGCGGTCGCGGCATGCGGTGACGCTGCCGACCAGCACCTTCTCATCGACGTCCGGCCCCGGCGGGTCGTCCTCACCCTGCAATCGTTGGACCGAGGGGCGGTGACCACGGATGACGTCAATCTCGCGCATCGGATCTCCGCCGCTGTCCATGAGATCGGGCTGAGGACAGAACCCGAGATCGACACGGGGGCACCGCGGTCCGTCCAGCTCCTGGAGATCGCGATCGACGCACTCGACATCGCCGCGGTCCGGCCGTTCTGGAGGGCGGTGCTGGGCTATGCCGATGAGGCGGGGGCCGACGGCCCCGAGGATCCACTCGTCGACCCCATCGGGCAAGGGCCGGCGATCTGGTTCCAGCAGATGGAGCGTGCGCGCCCGCAGCGCAATCGCATCCACTTCGACGTCTGCGTTCCGCACGACGAGGCGCTCAGACGGATCGAGGCCACACTGGCAGCTGGTGGTCGACTCGTCTCAGCCGCCCGCGCTCCGGCCTTCTGGGTACTCGCCGACCGCGAGGGCAACGAGGCCTGTGTGACCACCTGGCAGGGCCGGGACGGCTGAAGTGGCTCGGCAGAGGCCCTGGAGAAGCCGCAGCATCGAAGGGCAGGGGTGGCGAGCGGCCGCCGGACCGGTCGCGCCCGGCAGCCGCCCATCAATGCACCACCGCCCTACGGCTGGGAACAGCCGCAGCCGGGCTGACGGGAGATCAGATCTGCGCTGTGACTCAGCCCCACCTCACCGGCGATACCCAGTCGTCGTCCAGACCGGCCGGCATCGCCCAGTCGTCATCCAGACTCGAGGGCATCGCCCAGTCGTCATCCAGACTGGCCGAAGTCGCCGGCGGAGTCGGAGCCGCTGACGTCGAGTACCGCGGAGTCGGAGCCGCCGACGTCGAGTACGACGGAATCGGAGCCGCCGACGTCGAGTACGACGGAATCGGAGCCGCCGACGTCGAGTACGACGGAATCGGAGCCGCCGACGTCGAGTACGCCTGGGCCATGCCGGTCGCGAGAGCAAGGCCAGTAACTACACCCGAAACGGCAACGGCAGCCGCCGCGAGTCCACGAACTCGGTGTGTACGCATGTGGGTCCCCCCGGTCAATATGCCCAGCAGTGTCGCCAGCCACGATCCAAGAGCCAACACCGCCCGTCGCCGACCCGCAACAGGCTTAACCGGTGACTTAAACGCCGCAGCCGAGCGTGTTGTTGACAGCTCAAACAGTGCGTCCCGCGCTCTCCGCCGTGAAGTGTCTACCACCTCACCACCACCCGAGCCCGCACAGAGCACCAGGCCAATGCCGGCTGGCCTTGCCCACGGCTCAGAGCTCGATCGGCCGAAGCGGTGAACACACTGGCGGGGCTGGGTGATGCCCGCGCGGTCGGGCCGTCGCTGCGCGAGCACCTGGCAGACGACTCCTTGTTCGCCCGGCGCGCCGGAGTAGCCCTCGACCAGGTCGGGCAGCGCATCGGCGGGCTGCTGGCACCGCCGGTCTGGCGCGAGCTGGGGCGAACCGGACCAGGGCCAGGGTCCCATTCCCGGGGACGGCGGGCCCCCAGGGTCCCGTACAACTTCTCATCCCACGCTCGTACGATCTCCGCGCATTCCGGTGATGTGCTGAGGGGGCACTGTCCGAGATTGTGCGGGGGCGTGGATTCGGCGCTTATCGCGGGTCATCGTCTTCTGGACCACACGTAAGTTGATTAAGGATCAAACAAGATGGCTGCGCACAAGAAGCGGATCAACCGCCGAAAACTCCTCGCGACGGTGGCGATCGCGGCAGGGGCGGTCTTTACTCCCGTGGCGGTCAATGCGGCTACCGTCGACAAGGTCCCCGCGGCCGGGGGAAAGCAGAACGTGGCCCGCGCACTGGAGCGGGCGGCCCATCCGTTGCGCTCGACAGAGCCCGGGGGAAGCACAGCGGACCTGCGAGCGCTGACGTCCATGATCGGCAACGCCAAGGTGGTGGGCCTCGGCGAGGCCACTCACGGCTCCCACGAGTTCTTCACCATGAAGGAGCGGATTTTCCGTCACCTCGTGGAGAAGAAGGGCTTCACCACTTTCTCTCTGGAAATGAGCTGGTCCTCAGGGCTCCAGATCGACGAATACCTGCAGACCGGCAAGGGAGACGTCCGGGAGATCGCCAAGGAGGCACTTGGAAACTCGCCCTGGGAACGAGAGGAGTTCGTCAGCCTTCTCGGGTGGATGCGGAATTACAACCGCAGCCATCCCAGCCGCACCGTCCACTTCATGGGCAACGATGTCGGTGCTCCCACACTGAGCGATGAGTTCTTCGGCCGGGTGACCGGCTACGTGCAGCGCAGCCACCCGGCGGCGCTGCCACAGCTCGACGAGCTCTACACCGGCCTGCGCCCGATCGACGATGTCTTCGCCTACCTGGGCAGGTCCCTCGCCGAACGACAGCAGCTCGCCACCAAGGCACAGCAGGCCCTGGAACTGGTCAGCACGCTAGGGGGCTCCGACGACAAGGCTTTCGTGTGGGCTGAGCAGAACGCCCGGTCGATCGCCCAGACCACCAAATTTCTCACGATTGACGTCACCGATCCCGAATCGGTGGCTGCCTCGCAGCGCTTCCGCGATGAGGTGATGGCCCAGAACGTCACCTGGTGGCAGCGGGAGACCGGCGACAAGGTGCTGCTGTCGGCGCACAACGACCATGTCGGCTACAAGGCCGGTGACCCCGAAATGTATCCCAAGACGCAGGGCTCATTCCTGCGTGACGCCTTGGGCAAGAACTACCTCCCCATCGGCTTCACCTTCAACCAGGGCTCCTTCCTGTCCAAGGATGCCGCCCTCGGCGGCGAATGGAAGAAGTTCACCGTCGGCGCCGCCGGCCCCGGCAGGAACGAGCGCACCCTCGACCAGGTCCGACACCGGAACTTCTACCTCGATGTCCGCCACGCCCCGGCGCCCGCACGCGCCTGGCTCAACACCGCCCGGCCCACACTCAACGTCGGCACCCAGTTTCCCGCAGAACCGCGCGACATCGCGATCGCCAAGTCCTTCGACGTTCTCATCCACCTGCACGAAGTCCGGGAGGCCGACAAGCTGAAGCCGTGAGGCGTGTCAGCGATCGCTGACACGCCCCAGCCCACCCCGGACCTGCGGAACTCTCTGAGTAGCCGCCAGGCGCAGCCCCTGTGTCCCATTCGTCGTCCGGGCCGCCGGGGCAGACCTTGCGTCCGCATTCCGGTCCGGGGCAGCGCTGGCAAGCCGGGGTTGCCCAGCGCCGAGCCAAGCACTGAGACACACGACAGCACCGGTCGGCGCGCCGGTGCGGCCGCCGACAGTGCGGCAGGTGACGGTGCGACAGGTGACTGGCTGGATCACCCCGCACCCCACGACGCTGAACCAGGAAGACCGGGCCGGCCTGAAGGAGGTCATGACCGCCGCGTCTGCCGGGTAGTGGCTCCTGCTCCGGTCGGCCAGAAGGATCCGGGGGGTACGGATCCCAAGGGTGTCCAGGTGCCGGTGGGCTGCTTCGAAGAGCTCGATGCCAGAGGCGGGCGAGAACGGCTCCGCATGGTTGCCGGCCTGGTCGCCCGACGTGACGGGCCCAACGCCGCTGCGTAAAGGCAGACTTCGACCCCCTCGCAATCGAACGCGGGGATGACCGCTCCGCGACGGTTCCGCAAGATCTGTGCCAGAACCGAGTACCAGCAGCACCCGATTGCTTGACTCGAAGCGCTGTCGTGTGTCCGTCCGCCGGGGGTGGACGCTGCGCCTGGCAGTACGCCGCGTACGGCATCGAGATAGCGGTCCGTCGCCCGGCAATCCGGCATGGGCCACAACACCGTCCTGCGTTTCGCCCGCGCGGCCACGCCTGAGGCCCTGTTCACCGGACAGAGGCAAAACCGCCGCACCGCGCTGGGCCCCTGCAAGCCCTACCTCCATCAGTGTCGGCAGGACGGCTGCACCAACGCCTGGCAGCTATGAGAGGAGCTCAAGGAGCAGAGCTACTCGCATGGTTGCGCCAGCGTCCGCGACTGCATCCGCTCCGTGCTGCGGGGGCAGGCCGCAGCCCATCGGTCCGCGGCCGCCGGCGGCCCGCACCGTCACCCGATGGATCCTCACCCACCCGAAGCTCTGCAGGAACCAGATCGAATCCACCTCAAGACTGTCCTGGCCGCGTGCCCCGAACTCCATGCCCTGGCCGCGCACGTGCGCTCGTTCCCACGGGAAGTGGACCAGAACCTCACAAGCAAGAGCACTTGTCGGTGGGTTCCGGCAGCACCCATCACCCAAAGAGCGCATGAGTGTCGGTGCGAAGCAAGAGCACCCGGAGCAATGTGGGCTTACGGTGATGACGTGCGGCGTGTCCGGTGACAGCGATTGAGCGTTGTCCCCGAAGCTGCTGCATCCTGGCGGCTTACACCAACGAGACGGAGGCAGCGGTGATCGCGAGGGTGGCCGTGTGGGAACCGATGCCGGCTGACGACCGGGACTGGGTGCTGGATGCTGCCGCCGCCGTGCCCGGCGTCCATGGCGCGTATCACCTCGTCGATCCTGCCACTGGCAACGGACTGTCCGTCGCCTTCTTCGAGGACGAAGCCGCAGCTCGCGCCGCACACAACGCAATCGAGAAGCGCGCCGAGGAGATCGGCTGGAACAAGGCCCCGCACCCGGCACCCGTTTCCCAAACGATCTATCAGGTTGTCCGGCACGTGTAGCGCGGCGCCAAAAGGCGCCTACGCTCGGGGTTCGGTGGCACGCCGCTCAGCCCTTCGATGACACGGGACACGGACGTTCGGCATCGACCCGGCCGCGGTACAGCGCACCCTGCCACGTGGCCGGTGAGCCGCGTGAGACGCCGCCGGTGCGCAGGTACTCGGGCGACAGGTGCGACTCGCCGGCCAGCTCCTCGAACATCGTGCCCTGCGCGAGGGCGCGCTCGACTGCTTCATGCAGGGAAATCTGAACGCGGCGGCTGGCCTCCACAAGGTCTGCCACGGAGTGGGCCCGCCTGCCGTCACGCAGGCCGGAGGACGCGTTGTCGGTGATCATCTCCGCGGCCACGGCCAAGCCGGCGTCCATCATCTGTCGGTCCTGCGGGAGTTCACGCTTGATCTTCCTCAGGATGCTCATGGGCCGCCAGACAGTAGGCGCCCGTCACCCGGGGACTGAGCAATCGGCTGTTCTCTCCGTTGGCTTCGTTCACGAGTTTGGACAGGAGTTGTTCACCGTCCCCGGAAGCGGTTGGATCGGGGCGGGGTCGATGTTCACGAGAACGGGAGGCACCTGATCCGGAGCCTGTTCCGGGGGCCGGTCGGTGAGTGCTGGGAGGCTGTCGTGGAGTGGTCGACGGGATTGCTCGGATTCGCCGCCGGGCTCCTGATATCGGTCACCACCGCGCCCGTGGGCGTCTCCGGAGCGGTCTTCCTGCTGCCCGTTCAAGTCAGCGTGCTGGGCGTACCGAGCCCGGCCGTGACACCCACGAACCTGCTCTACAACGTTGTGGCCGGCCCCGGTGCCCTCTTGCGCTACTGGCGGGCCGGGCGACTGGGCGGGCCGCTGACCCGCCTGCTCATCGCGGGCACCGTTCCCGGCGTCGTCATCGGCGCCGTGATCCGCGTCTTCGCCGTTCCCGGCCCGCGCGTCTTCCGTCTCCTCGTCGCCGCGCTGCTGCTACCGCTCGGACTGTGGCTGTGGCTAAGGACGGTGCGCCCGGCAGCACCGAGCACCCGCAACCAGCCTTCACCCCACACGACGACGTCGCTGGCCCTGGCCGTCGGTGTCGCCGGCGGCATCTACGGAATCGGGGGCGGCTCCCTGCTCGGCCCGATCCTCGTCGGCCGCGGCACCCCCGTTGCCACCGTCGCACCCGCCGCCCTGGCCTCCACCTTCGTGACCTCCATCGTCGGCGCGGCCACCTACGCGCTGCTCTCCCTGGCCGCCACCGGTGACGTCGCCCCCGACTGGCTGCTGGGCCTGTCCTGCGGAGCCGGCGGCCTGGTCGGCGGATACCTCGGCGCGCGCCTCCAGCCGCACCTGCCCGAAACCGTGCTCCGGCTCCTGCTCGGCACCCTCGCCACCAGTGTTGGCGCGCTCTACGCAGTTCAAATCCTTCGCTGACCGTGCAGCGTCCAGTCGTCCCACGGCACTCGAGTGTTGTCGAAACGCGTGGACAATCCGGCCCGACGCTCGCCCCCGAACGCCTCCCAAACTGATGTCGAAGTGCTGCCCGTTCTCAGGTTCTGGCTCAGCTTCTGTGGTGCAGCCCCGCTGAGTGACCGGGTCAGCTCGCGGCTGACCAATCCCGGTGGCGAGAACGCAGTGATGGGGCTCCCGCGGGTGTGGCGGCCGCGGGCTCAGCTGGCGGGCGGGGCTGTCGCGCGGCGCGTCTGCTGGACCAGGACGGTGGTGGCGCGTTCCAGAAGCCCGCAGAGTGTGGCGTGTTCGGAAGGCGTGAACGCGTCGGTGAGCGCGCGCTCAAGGATGATCACCTCTTGGTAGGCGCGGTCGTGTAGCGCCCGGCCCTCGTCGGTGAGGGTGGCGATCTGCACCTTGGCGTGCACAGGGGACGTCTCGCGGCGGATGAGTTCCTTGGTCTCCATGTTGGTCAGCACGCTGCTCATGCTCTGCTGCGTCACCCCGCAGGAGCGGGCCAGTTGGGCGCCGGACATGCCGCCTTCGCGCGAGAGGATCAACAGCACGGTGTACTGCGTCATGGTCAGCCCGTAGGCACGCAGTACTGCCTCGTGGTGCGCCATCAACGCCTGCTCCGACCGCCTGATCCGGGTGCAGAGGTCGTTCTCGATCGGGGCTGCCATCGCACACTCCCACTCCGTTGACAGGTTCATGGGTTGACTCAGGAACCTTACATGCCTACCTTCTCGACTATAAGGATACTGAGTCAACGCAGGGGGCTGTAACCATGAAGGCTGTCATTCTCGACACCGATGACCACTACCGGGTCGCCGAACTCGATGAGCCCACCCCCGGCCCCGGCCAGGTGGCGATCCGTGTGGCCTACGCCGGGATCCAGTGGGGCGACACCATGGTCAGGGACGGCCACTTCGCCGTACCTCGCCCCTTCGTCCCGGGATTCGAGGCATCCGGGCACATCGTCGCGGTCGGCTCGGGTATCGACGCACGCCGTGTCGGTGAGGCCGTCACCGCACTGACCACCTCAGGCGCCTACGCCGAGGTGGTCCTGGCACCCGCCACGCTCACGTTCGGCATCGGCAGCATGCCGCTGAGGACAGCCGCAGGTCTCGGGTGGGGCGCACCGACCGCCTTCGACCTGATCAACACCGCCGCGCATGTGCGGCCCGGCGAAAGCGTGCTGATCCACGCTGCCGCCGGCTCAGTCGGCACGCTCGCCGCCCAGTTCGCCCGACTCGCCGGAGCAGGCCGGATCGTCGGTGTCGTCAGCACTGCCGACAGGGCCGACTACGCCGCACAGTTCGGGTACGACCAGCTCCTGCTCCGCGAGGAGTTCCCGGCCAAGCTCGGTGACGAGAAGCCCGACGTCATCCTCGACCCGGTCGGCGGCTCGACCCGCACCGCTGGCCTCGAGCAGCTCGCCGTACACGGCCGACTGGTGGCATACGGCAACCTCGCCACGTACGAACCCGTACTCGCCAACGCCAACGACCTCCTCATGCACGGCAAGTCACTCCTGACCTACAACAGCAACCTGCTCAGCCAGACCCACCCCGAGCGGCTCGCCGACAGTGCCCGCCGCGCACTCGGCCTCGTCGCCGACGGCAAGGTCCGCATGGACATCACCAGCGAGTACGCCCTCGGGGACCTGGCCATGGCCGTGCAGCGCCTCGCCGAGGGCACTACCCATGGCAAGAGCATCCTCCGCGTCGCCTGACAACACGCAGAAAGCGCCGGCCTCGAGGCGGCTCCCGCGATGAACCCCCGCCAGGACGGGAAGGGATCACCTCGGACGCGGGAGCGACCCCATATGACCCCTCATCAGTGCTGGGCAGCGGCCATGGCCGCTGCCCAGCCTGCCGTGCCCCACACAGCCACACCGATCGCGTCAAGCCCCGAAGGACTTCCTGAGCTGACCACGAAGGAACTGCTTCGCTGCCTCATGTTCGGTGATCAGGAGATGAGAACCCGTCTCCGCAGGAGGTTGAAGCCTGCGCGGCCGAACATCTGGCGCTTGAGCATCTTGATCCTGTTGCCATGTCCTTCGACGACGCCCGAGCTCCAGGGCAGGGTCAGGCCGGCGATGACGGCCTCACGATCGCGTTCCAGTCCTGCGGCAAGGGTACGGAGGCTGGGAAGGTCGTCCTGTCGGACGGCGAGAAGTCCAGGGCGCCGGCCGAACAGGATGCCCTGGAACACCAGCCGGTCCGAATGCCGCTTCCGCCCCGGATGACGAACCCGCCGCTCGACCTTCGACAGGAGCGGCTCGATCACCGCCCAGAACTCATCGTCCGCTTCCCACGGCTTCCGCCGAGCCACCCCACACCCCCAGATCAAGGTTTCCAGAGCCATCCAGCCAGCCCAAAGATCATTTCGTTAGGGGTTGTAAGGCTCTTCTCCCGGCTCGTGTTCTCACCGCTGATCGCATCCAGCGCCGCTCCTACGGCCGTTTCGGAACCGTCCTGGTCATCCAGTCCTGGTTGGTCGGCGTGGGCGTCGTCGTATTCGGCGGGGCGCTGGCCGGCCGACTGCTCCACATCGGGCTCCCCCGCCTGGCTCGGGCGCTGAAACGCCGAGGGTGAGGCTCGGGCGTACCGCACTCTGCCCCGCTCAGGCAGCGCGGGCCGCTGCGGATATGACCGCCTGGTGGGCGGGTGGGAGAATTTCAGTACCACGGGTAGAGCGCGCGTATGTGTGCGCCCATCCCGATACAGGACAGCAGGTCAGGCCATGACCAAGCAACCGAAGCGGTCCCAGCCCCGCGATGGCGAGGGCATCAGCCGGCACAAGGAAGCCAAGCAACACGGTTGGTCTCCGGATGTGGACGAGACCACTCAGCAGGAGAATCCGAGCGCCCACCGCTCCTTCCATCCGGAGAAGTACGCCCCGGCCAAGGGCCCCGGCAGGACGGTCTCCAAGGAAGAAGCGGGAAATCCCCACGGCAACCCCTCCAAGAGCACGGGCACCCGCGGGGAGGAGCAGAGCAAGGGCTCCGGCGACAAGGGCATGCACGATCTTGGCCGGCGAGGCCGCTCACAGCGCCCCAGCGGAACCAAGGACGCCTCCGCCACCACCGGTGTGGACCCCCAGGACCCGCCCGGCATCCGCAGCGCCGGATAGCACCCAACACGCGTCTCCTCGATGGCGCCACGAGCGTCCGCCGCGTGTGGTGATCCATACCCCCGCCCGGCACGCGCAGACGGCTGCGGCGGGGAGGCTGGCGATGCCGGCGGCACGTCCCAACGAAATGATCTTCGAGGTGGTGCCTGGTCAGGAGGACAGAGCGCCGGCCGGAGAGCAGACTGAATTTTGCGGCTCGATGGAGCAGACCCACGCCCCGACGGCAGGTGCCCAGTCCGGTGCCGCGGCGGGCGGGAGTCGCAATTTCGTTGCGGTGTTCCATGTGACCGGATGAGGGAGACAAAGCCATGCCCGGAATCAGTGGCGCTTGGACGTGGGCG
It contains:
- a CDS encoding quinone oxidoreductase family protein; its protein translation is MKAVILDTDDHYRVAELDEPTPGPGQVAIRVAYAGIQWGDTMVRDGHFAVPRPFVPGFEASGHIVAVGSGIDARRVGEAVTALTTSGAYAEVVLAPATLTFGIGSMPLRTAAGLGWGAPTAFDLINTAAHVRPGESVLIHAAAGSVGTLAAQFARLAGAGRIVGVVSTADRADYAAQFGYDQLLLREEFPAKLGDEKPDVILDPVGGSTRTAGLEQLAVHGRLVAYGNLATYEPVLANANDLLMHGKSLLTYNSNLLSQTHPERLADSARRALGLVADGKVRMDITSEYALGDLAMAVQRLAEGTTHGKSILRVA